In Miniphocaeibacter halophilus, the following proteins share a genomic window:
- a CDS encoding dihydroorotase — MKTLFKNGLVYNSLNKKFIKKDILISGEKIEKIENNINDFEIKTINCENKFIIPGGIDAHTHLDHNMGDGLITIDDFKMGTKAALYGGTTSIIDHVSYGNKNNNILKIINDYHKKAKDSYIDYSFHGVAFKNDNRTLDELKELKNLGISSVKIYTVYGEKLEDEWILKLLTIAKEEDITVCVHCENEEIINYSENIHGEKVSDFPLSRPVEAEAETVERLIYYSKITGYPKLYFVHISSKESLENIIRAKEKGHKNLFVETCIQYLTFTDEVYSREEGGKYICSPPLRKKEDVDFLWKNIEKENIDVIATDHCPFSLDKKLGIENYKNIAGGVPGIEERILVTLSESEKRNIEITKVIDKLSTNPAQIFNLKNKGTLEIGKDADIVILSKKNWKFKNIHGNSQYSIYDNRKLNYTVDAIYIRGNKILEKEKILDEDFKGKFIKR, encoded by the coding sequence ATGAAAACTTTATTTAAAAATGGATTAGTATATAATTCATTAAATAAAAAATTTATAAAAAAAGATATTTTAATTAGCGGAGAAAAAATAGAAAAAATAGAAAATAACATTAATGATTTTGAAATAAAAACCATTAATTGCGAAAATAAATTTATTATTCCAGGAGGAATAGATGCTCATACCCATTTAGATCATAATATGGGAGATGGATTAATAACTATAGATGATTTTAAAATGGGAACTAAAGCTGCCTTATATGGTGGAACAACATCAATAATTGACCATGTATCCTATGGAAATAAAAACAACAATATTTTAAAAATAATCAACGATTATCATAAAAAAGCTAAAGATTCATATATAGATTATTCTTTTCATGGAGTGGCTTTTAAAAATGATAATAGAACATTAGACGAATTAAAAGAATTGAAGAATCTTGGAATATCAAGTGTAAAAATATATACAGTATATGGTGAGAAATTAGAAGATGAATGGATTTTAAAACTTCTAACAATTGCAAAAGAAGAAGATATAACAGTCTGTGTCCATTGTGAAAATGAAGAAATAATAAACTATTCAGAAAATATACATGGTGAAAAAGTTTCTGACTTTCCTCTTTCAAGACCCGTTGAAGCAGAGGCGGAAACAGTTGAACGATTAATTTATTACTCGAAAATAACAGGTTATCCAAAATTATATTTTGTTCATATTTCTTCAAAAGAGAGTTTGGAAAATATAATAAGAGCAAAAGAAAAAGGACACAAAAATCTTTTTGTTGAAACCTGTATTCAGTACTTAACTTTTACAGATGAAGTTTATAGTAGAGAAGAAGGTGGAAAATATATTTGTTCACCACCATTAAGAAAAAAAGAAGACGTGGATTTTTTATGGAAGAATATAGAAAAAGAAAATATAGATGTTATAGCAACGGACCATTGTCCATTTAGTTTAGATAAAAAATTAGGAATAGAAAATTATAAAAATATTGCCGGGGGAGTTCCAGGTATAGAAGAGAGAATTTTAGTAACCCTATCGGAATCTGAAAAAAGAAATATAGAAATAACTAAAGTCATTGATAAATTATCAACTAATCCGGCTCAAATTTTTAATTTAAAAAACAAAGGTACCTTGGAAATAGGTAAAGATGCAGACATTGTAATTTTAAGTAAGAAAAACTGGAAATTCAAAAATATACATGGAAATAGTCAATATTCCATATATGACAATAGAAAGTTAAACTATACTGTTGATGCAATTTATATTAGGGGCAATAAAATATTAGAAAAAGAAAAAATACTAGATGAAGATTTTAAGGGGAAATTTATAAAAAGGTAA
- a CDS encoding dipeptidase, giving the protein MYIDLHCDTIIKYIKDEKVENFMYGENSDINLKKLLDNKVKAQFMAIYLYNEDYGDNPKIGKISDWDYIDKCIDFLKETSKEYSKEIEIVKNYSQYARAKEDNKLSLFITIEDGRCIREIDDIKKLKNKGISLITLLWNNRNKIGHPHSKLEEENKLGLTDFGIEVIKEMNKNGIIIDVSHLSKGGFWDVYKYSKYPFMATHSNVKSIQDHSRNLDDEQIKAIVNKGGVIGLNVFPPFTNGTNKAEFKDYKEHLQYIFKIGGEDIIALGTDFDGINGNYGINSPSKVLEFMNYLNINGFSMELVEKFAYKNVERFMQEFNWG; this is encoded by the coding sequence ATGTATATAGATCTTCATTGTGACACAATTATTAAATACATAAAGGACGAAAAGGTTGAAAACTTTATGTATGGTGAAAACTCAGATATAAATTTAAAAAAACTATTGGATAATAAAGTAAAAGCTCAATTTATGGCAATTTATTTATACAATGAGGATTATGGGGATAATCCAAAAATAGGAAAAATTTCCGATTGGGATTACATAGATAAATGTATTGATTTTTTAAAAGAGACTTCAAAAGAATATAGTAAGGAAATAGAAATAGTTAAGAATTATAGCCAATATGCTAGGGCAAAAGAGGATAATAAATTATCATTATTTATAACAATAGAAGATGGAAGATGTATAAGGGAAATAGATGATATAAAGAAACTGAAAAACAAGGGAATTTCCCTAATAACTTTATTATGGAACAATAGAAATAAAATAGGACATCCCCATTCGAAACTTGAAGAAGAAAACAAGCTAGGATTAACTGATTTTGGAATTGAAGTTATCAAGGAAATGAATAAAAATGGAATTATAATTGATGTTTCCCATTTATCTAAAGGTGGTTTCTGGGATGTTTATAAATATTCAAAATATCCATTTATGGCTACTCATTCTAATGTGAAAAGTATTCAGGACCATTCTAGAAATTTAGATGATGAACAAATAAAAGCCATTGTAAACAAAGGGGGAGTTATTGGATTAAACGTATTTCCACCATTTACAAATGGAACTAATAAAGCTGAATTTAAAGACTATAAAGAACACTTACAATATATTTTTAAGATTGGTGGGGAGGATATTATAGCTTTAGGGACAGATTTTGATGGTATAAATGGAAATTATGGCATTAACTCTCCAAGTAAAGTTTTAGAATTTATGAATTATTTAAATATAAATGGATTTAGTATGGAATTAGTTGAAAAATTTGCCTATAAAAATGTAGAAAGATTTATGCAGGAATTTAATTGGGGATAA
- a CDS encoding 4Fe-4S binding protein: protein MYEFLGVEIQSPIIIGSGPLTYSAEGIKKLHENKAGLCVTKTIKLEAAVNPVPHMQMSENKSLINDELWSDYNYETWINKELPELKKSGIPVIASCGHSVEETSLMVEKLEKEGATFLELVSYNEDDLLPMLLDTKKRVNIPIIVKLPSRVNNMVELAKTLEENGADALTISDSIGPAMRINIDTGLSTLGNKSKGWLTGEAILPFNINNIYEVRKNIEIPIIGLGGVMSYKNAIEVFMAGANFVGVCTYPIIYGEKAIEKLVNQIEKWIVDNNYNSLEEIIGLIHRKTESIVGEFKFNKDKCIKCKKCEIVCAYDARKVSEDMYLDKSKCRKCGLCSSICPTTALEFY, encoded by the coding sequence ATGTATGAATTTTTAGGTGTAGAAATACAATCTCCTATAATTATTGGCTCCGGTCCATTAACATATAGTGCTGAAGGAATAAAAAAACTTCATGAAAATAAAGCTGGTCTTTGTGTTACAAAAACCATAAAATTAGAAGCTGCTGTTAATCCTGTACCACATATGCAAATGTCAGAAAATAAAAGTTTAATAAATGATGAATTATGGTCTGACTACAACTATGAAACTTGGATAAACAAAGAATTACCAGAGTTGAAAAAATCTGGAATTCCTGTAATAGCATCTTGTGGTCATTCAGTAGAGGAAACAAGTTTAATGGTAGAAAAACTAGAAAAAGAAGGGGCTACTTTCTTAGAATTGGTTTCCTATAACGAAGATGATTTATTACCAATGTTATTAGATACAAAAAAAAGAGTTAACATACCAATTATAGTAAAATTACCTTCCAGAGTTAATAATATGGTAGAACTTGCTAAAACACTAGAAGAAAATGGAGCTGATGCTTTAACAATTAGTGACTCAATTGGACCTGCTATGCGAATTAATATAGATACAGGACTATCAACATTAGGAAATAAGTCTAAAGGTTGGTTAACGGGAGAAGCCATCCTTCCCTTTAATATAAATAATATATATGAAGTAAGAAAAAATATTGAAATTCCCATTATAGGTTTAGGTGGAGTAATGTCCTACAAAAATGCTATAGAGGTTTTTATGGCAGGGGCTAACTTTGTAGGAGTTTGTACATATCCAATAATTTATGGAGAAAAGGCTATAGAAAAACTAGTTAATCAAATTGAAAAATGGATAGTTGACAATAACTATAATTCATTAGAAGAAATAATAGGCTTAATACATAGAAAAACCGAATCTATAGTTGGAGAATTTAAATTTAACAAGGATAAATGTATAAAATGTAAAAAATGTGAAATAGTTTGTGCATATGATGCAAGAAAGGTTTCTGAAGATATGTATTTAGATAAGAGTAAATGCAGAAAATGTGGATTATGTTCATCAATATGTCCGACTACAGCATTAGAATTTTATTAA
- a CDS encoding amidohydrolase family protein: protein MFLVKSKWIISSSNKVIENGGILIENGKIKKVFTDISQVNSLANIKIIDYKDSILMPSFTNAHTHLYGILSWGIPKLDNFNDFEGFLKVFWWPLIEDRLRKKEFVLTTKSSCLDMISSGVTAFCDTAEGPLTEEDTLEAQSKVVEQFGLKAILSLESSERINWENGIKCLEQNQRFTETTKSNKNIKGCICTHTTFTCSDKFIVKAKDLAKENNTFLQFHLSESIYEKNYALKNFGLTPVEYLDKLNILDENTLMSQCVKVDSKEIDIIKKSNCNVVHNPISNCEVGGGIAPIQEMLDKGVNVALGTDGYVNDFFEVMRFAFLIHKANLENTEVMNAKDVFKMATENGAKALGFNQGKVEEGYDADFIIVEDMFSTPVNKENIYDLLVVKGEKRMIKDVYINGFKHDRKEIENQKDNMRNEIKTLATDFWGGIK from the coding sequence TTGTTTTTAGTAAAATCTAAATGGATAATTAGCAGTAGCAATAAGGTTATAGAAAATGGTGGAATTCTTATAGAAAATGGAAAAATAAAAAAAGTTTTTACCGATATTTCTCAAGTAAATTCCCTAGCTAATATTAAAATAATAGATTATAAAGATTCAATATTAATGCCATCTTTTACAAATGCTCACACTCATTTGTATGGAATTTTATCATGGGGAATACCTAAACTTGATAATTTTAATGATTTTGAAGGATTTTTAAAAGTTTTTTGGTGGCCGTTAATAGAAGATAGATTAAGAAAAAAAGAATTTGTGCTAACTACAAAATCATCTTGCCTAGACATGATCAGTTCAGGAGTAACAGCTTTTTGTGATACTGCAGAAGGTCCTCTAACAGAAGAAGATACATTGGAAGCGCAAAGTAAAGTAGTAGAGCAGTTTGGCTTAAAGGCAATACTTTCTTTAGAATCAAGTGAAAGAATAAACTGGGAAAATGGAATAAAATGTCTTGAGCAAAATCAAAGATTTACAGAAACTACAAAAAGCAATAAAAATATTAAGGGATGCATATGTACCCATACAACATTTACCTGTTCTGATAAATTTATTGTAAAGGCTAAGGATTTAGCCAAAGAGAATAATACATTTTTACAGTTTCATCTATCAGAAAGTATTTATGAAAAAAATTATGCATTAAAAAATTTTGGACTAACACCAGTTGAATACTTAGATAAATTGAATATTTTAGATGAGAACACTTTAATGTCGCAATGTGTAAAAGTAGATTCTAAAGAAATAGATATAATAAAAAAATCAAACTGTAATGTGGTCCATAATCCTATTAGTAATTGTGAAGTAGGTGGCGGAATAGCACCTATTCAAGAGATGTTAGACAAGGGGGTAAATGTTGCTTTAGGAACAGACGGTTATGTAAATGACTTCTTTGAAGTAATGAGGTTTGCCTTTTTAATTCATAAGGCGAATTTAGAAAATACAGAAGTAATGAATGCTAAAGATGTATTTAAAATGGCTACAGAAAATGGAGCAAAGGCTTTAGGATTTAATCAAGGTAAAGTAGAAGAAGGATATGATGCAGATTTTATTATTGTTGAAGATATGTTTTCTACACCAGTAAACAAAGAAAATATATATGACTTACTTGTAGTTAAAGGTGAAAAGAGAATGATTAAGGATGTTTATATAAATGGTTTTAAACATGACCGTAAAGAAATAGAAAACCAAAAAGACAATATGAGAAATGAAATAAAGACATTAGCAACTGATTTTTGGGGAGGTATAAAATAA